In one window of Bacteriovorax sp. BAL6_X DNA:
- a CDS encoding sensor histidine kinase: MINFIFRLLLLLFLFIPAKEIIATQTIVQINNETFKDQNQNISNFVEYKLTNEKNYTPDGFKVNGNTVVNINYTNKYIYLRFNIRNTLDRPVHKELYFNSHTFKLNEVFLKNLESQKLSKFPLKKINANTTLHKSLRIELAPGEQQTIVIKTRSLNKFDTKVLLADTEYIQKEEQTKIISLSIYLGFMCTLLIYNLILGLINRESIYIVYSVFIFFMINTVLSISGFTQSILSLDNHMNYLGTFAIISCNYLYKFTKKLLSINFFERPAIKRLEKASAVISMVLIITILIPFFESYNFIIGPLVDIYILSLVVFIIYISIYTNVKQPTIESKVYLLSWLIMNFGIFAYFATIYGHFTDNEFTQNSILLGNMVESFTLSIALSLKINRLHKENEINFIKNLDQQKYIRLLRVLSHDIANSLFVIVGYSSRYLRRGYVEETRAWPKVYSACMHIKDILDNVKAEQELINNEPQLEYMKVKTLLDNIVTIFTPQCERKKIKIEIPETPEDLQVYSNLPILTHQILGNIISNSIKFTPNSGLIKISCTQVDQTLKLEVYDNGIGITKKKLDQIYKKTDTGISFGTLGEKGSGFGYFIIRSYCELLKIKFTIERKPVGTLVALYIPLNEHK; encoded by the coding sequence GTGATTAATTTTATTTTTCGACTCTTATTATTACTATTTCTTTTCATTCCAGCAAAAGAAATTATCGCAACGCAGACAATTGTACAGATTAATAATGAGACTTTCAAAGATCAAAATCAAAATATCTCAAATTTTGTCGAATACAAACTTACGAATGAGAAGAACTACACACCAGATGGTTTCAAAGTTAACGGTAACACTGTTGTAAATATTAATTATACAAATAAATATATTTATCTTCGTTTTAACATTAGAAATACATTAGACCGGCCTGTTCACAAAGAGCTTTATTTCAATTCCCATACTTTTAAATTAAATGAAGTCTTCCTTAAAAATTTAGAATCTCAAAAGCTCTCGAAGTTTCCTCTTAAGAAAATAAATGCGAATACAACTCTGCACAAGTCACTAAGGATAGAGCTAGCTCCGGGAGAGCAACAAACAATAGTTATCAAAACTCGTAGTCTAAACAAGTTTGATACAAAAGTATTACTAGCAGACACTGAGTATATTCAAAAAGAAGAACAGACCAAAATCATAAGCCTATCTATTTATCTTGGCTTTATGTGTACCCTACTCATTTATAATCTAATTCTCGGCCTTATTAATAGAGAGTCGATCTATATCGTATACTCAGTCTTTATCTTCTTTATGATTAATACTGTTCTGTCTATATCTGGATTCACACAAAGTATTCTTTCTTTAGATAACCATATGAATTACCTAGGTACTTTTGCAATAATCTCGTGTAATTACCTCTATAAGTTTACAAAGAAGCTTTTGAGTATCAACTTCTTTGAGAGGCCGGCCATAAAGAGACTAGAAAAGGCTTCTGCAGTCATATCAATGGTCCTCATAATCACAATTCTCATCCCATTCTTTGAATCGTATAATTTTATTATTGGGCCTCTCGTCGATATTTATATCTTATCACTAGTTGTCTTTATCATTTATATTTCAATCTATACGAACGTAAAGCAACCCACGATTGAATCAAAAGTTTATCTACTTTCATGGCTTATAATGAACTTTGGTATCTTCGCCTATTTTGCGACAATCTACGGCCACTTTACAGACAATGAATTTACACAAAACTCAATCCTCCTAGGAAATATGGTGGAGTCATTCACCTTATCAATTGCCCTTAGCCTAAAGATCAATAGACTTCATAAAGAGAACGAAATTAACTTCATAAAAAACCTAGATCAGCAAAAGTATATTCGCCTCCTAAGAGTTCTCTCGCATGATATTGCAAATTCTCTCTTTGTTATTGTCGGTTATTCAAGTCGTTATCTTCGTCGAGGTTATGTTGAAGAAACGAGGGCATGGCCTAAGGTTTACTCGGCCTGCATGCATATCAAAGATATCTTAGATAATGTTAAGGCCGAACAAGAGTTAATCAATAATGAACCCCAACTTGAATATATGAAGGTAAAAACCTTACTTGATAATATTGTCACTATCTTCACTCCTCAGTGTGAAAGAAAGAAAATAAAAATTGAAATCCCAGAGACCCCTGAAGACCTACAGGTATACTCTAACCTTCCAATCCTAACTCACCAGATACTAGGTAATATCATCTCAAACTCAATAAAATTTACTCCCAATAGCGGACTTATTAAAATCTCGTGCACACAAGTGGATCAAACACTTAAACTCGAAGTGTATGACAATGGTATTGGAATTACTAAAAAGAAGTTAGATCAAATCTATAAGAAGACCGATACGGGCATTAGTTTTGGTACCTTAGGAGAAAAAGGTTCCGGTTTTGGCTATTTTATTATTCGCTCTTATTGCGAATTACTTAAGATAAAGTTCACAATTGAGCGAAAACCCGTTGGAACTCTTGTGGCACTTTATATTCCTCTCAATGAACACAAATAG
- a CDS encoding ParA family protein, with amino-acid sequence MDNFYPLKKVADIYGDPNLKFEIQDLESAGQIPASRKYRSGAIFRKGWPVNLLPKIGEQVGYFKKFEKSTSVCVFTTKGGVLKSTLALNLARTAALHGQRVCVVGLDIQGDVTTSLGYDTESDDSGNLDELIQKLDQTKGLCDYFSGEATLDEVIVQLGMPNLFIIPETPELVALNDSLNNINRREFWLKERVIDPLKEHFDLVIMDCSPNWNKLTTNALVASDALISPLECKINNFRNFRVFSHFLKEFKDEMRLDFESIFVPTKYSTNKKLSNDILNWYYQNVTGCTTVGIKESVSAEEAMALNLSIAEHAAGKPIAKDTVELFKQIHQAISNYHVRKSEQNQLPGHQARVFGGLGQANFGNLSNRF; translated from the coding sequence ATGGATAATTTCTACCCACTTAAAAAAGTGGCCGATATATATGGTGACCCAAATTTAAAATTTGAAATTCAAGACCTTGAATCTGCAGGACAAATTCCTGCTTCTCGTAAGTACAGAAGTGGTGCAATCTTTAGAAAAGGTTGGCCCGTAAATTTACTTCCAAAAATTGGCGAACAAGTTGGGTATTTCAAGAAATTTGAGAAATCGACTTCTGTTTGTGTTTTTACAACTAAAGGTGGAGTTCTTAAGTCTACTCTTGCTCTTAATCTCGCTCGTACAGCTGCTCTTCATGGACAGCGAGTGTGTGTGGTAGGGCTTGATATTCAAGGAGATGTGACGACATCACTAGGTTACGATACTGAGTCTGATGACAGTGGAAATCTTGATGAGCTAATTCAAAAATTAGATCAAACGAAGGGACTATGTGACTACTTCTCTGGTGAGGCAACTCTTGATGAAGTGATCGTTCAACTAGGAATGCCTAATTTATTTATTATTCCGGAAACACCTGAGCTTGTTGCGCTTAATGACTCATTAAATAATATTAACCGCCGTGAGTTTTGGCTAAAAGAAAGGGTGATCGATCCTCTTAAAGAACACTTTGATCTTGTGATTATGGATTGTTCTCCAAACTGGAATAAGCTAACAACTAATGCCTTAGTGGCAAGCGATGCGCTTATCTCACCGCTAGAGTGCAAGATTAATAATTTTAGAAACTTTAGAGTATTCTCTCATTTCTTAAAAGAATTTAAGGATGAAATGAGATTAGACTTTGAGTCAATCTTTGTTCCTACAAAATATTCAACGAATAAGAAATTAAGCAATGATATCTTAAATTGGTACTATCAAAATGTTACAGGTTGTACGACTGTTGGAATTAAAGAATCAGTAAGTGCTGAAGAGGCAATGGCCCTTAATCTTTCAATTGCAGAGCATGCTGCAGGAAAGCCTATTGCAAAGGACACTGTCGAGTTATTCAAACAAATTCATCAGGCCATCTCAAATTATCATGTAAGAAAGTCTGAACAAAATCAACTTCCAGGTCACCAGGCGCGAGTTTTCGGCGGACTTGGGCAAGCGAATTTTGGAAACTTAAGTAATAGGTTTTAA
- a CDS encoding GNAT family N-acetyltransferase yields the protein MEALALDHIYDFAGHKAQIREVGPLDKKLLLKGIHEMERKSIYHRFFGAKKGLTAKELINLTEYDKRFHYAIGVATAAGPTQPMGVARFDIHRDNPNTAEFAITIIDKYQGIGVGKELLSLLILEARSRGVKILKGEMLSTNTQMIGLAQSMTKTHGCELKLSRSEQGVQTISLILPC from the coding sequence GTGGAAGCTCTAGCTCTAGACCATATTTACGATTTTGCAGGCCATAAAGCACAGATTCGTGAAGTCGGCCCTCTCGATAAAAAGCTGCTTCTTAAGGGCATCCATGAAATGGAGCGAAAGTCTATTTATCACCGCTTCTTTGGTGCAAAGAAAGGCTTAACAGCAAAAGAACTAATTAATCTTACTGAATATGATAAGAGATTTCACTACGCAATCGGTGTTGCAACGGCCGCGGGGCCAACTCAACCAATGGGTGTTGCGAGATTTGATATTCATCGGGACAACCCAAATACTGCAGAGTTTGCCATCACTATCATTGATAAATACCAAGGTATTGGGGTTGGTAAGGAATTACTAAGTTTATTAATTCTTGAGGCGAGATCTCGAGGAGTTAAGATCCTTAAAGGAGAGATGCTTAGTACGAATACCCAGATGATAGGCTTGGCCCAATCCATGACAAAGACACATGGATGTGAGCTCAAGTTATCACGTAGTGAACAGGGAGTTCAGACTATAAGCCTAATTCTTCCCTGTTAA
- a CDS encoding HD-GYP domain-containing protein, producing MNYYPLRITTIEAESIITFDLYIYFKETYLKYQEAGSAISHEKLEKLNKQQVAKFYILEADVKKYQQYIKDLLDSKLQNIDISLEDKVKVVDGACKTAIEQSMEAPDKEENYQMTELAAAQLKKVLSSGPDALKQFFNKKTVDTNLIIEHSMNVATLATRLAIRAGCNDSEISNIATASLLHDVGITRLNSQDQELFKRTKEELSEDEQRVYGLHVKDAVSALKDKPWVTKEVLELIVNHEEVIGGSGPNRLKELSLPIMIISLVNTYDKMVTVHKMNVRDALTDLTMNQLDHYEHDVINKFKDILIDENIV from the coding sequence ATGAATTACTACCCGCTAAGAATCACAACAATTGAAGCTGAAAGCATCATAACGTTTGATTTATATATTTACTTTAAAGAGACCTATCTTAAGTATCAAGAGGCAGGCAGTGCTATCTCACATGAAAAACTTGAAAAGCTCAATAAGCAACAAGTTGCTAAGTTCTATATTCTCGAAGCAGATGTAAAAAAGTATCAGCAATACATTAAAGACCTTCTTGATTCAAAACTTCAGAATATAGACATATCTCTTGAAGATAAGGTTAAAGTCGTAGATGGAGCTTGTAAAACGGCCATCGAACAATCAATGGAAGCCCCGGACAAAGAAGAGAATTATCAAATGACAGAACTTGCTGCTGCTCAGTTAAAAAAAGTTCTCTCTTCAGGGCCAGATGCCTTAAAACAATTCTTTAACAAAAAAACTGTCGATACAAACTTAATAATAGAACACTCAATGAATGTTGCAACACTTGCCACGAGACTTGCTATAAGAGCAGGTTGTAACGACAGCGAGATCTCAAATATTGCAACGGCAAGCCTACTCCACGATGTTGGAATCACACGTTTAAATAGCCAAGATCAAGAGCTTTTTAAAAGGACGAAAGAAGAGTTGAGTGAAGATGAGCAAAGAGTTTATGGCCTACACGTTAAAGATGCTGTCAGCGCTCTTAAAGATAAGCCATGGGTAACAAAGGAAGTTCTCGAACTCATCGTCAATCATGAAGAGGTCATAGGTGGTTCAGGCCCAAATCGTTTAAAAGAGTTAAGCCTACCTATAATGATTATCTCACTAGTAAATACTTACGATAAAATGGTCACCGTCCATAAGATGAATGTGAGAGATGCTCTAACTGATTTAACAATGAATCAACTTGATCATTACGAACATGATGTCATTAACAAGTTTAAGGATATATTAATCGATGAAAATATTGTCTAG
- a CDS encoding 2-hydroxychromene-2-carboxylate isomerase encodes MKKNLNFYFDFTSPYSYLSMMQLDAGLLAEKYEINYCPVMVGRLFALNEMSAPAQVKNKALYLFKEALRAAEYLGVRLTSPKMLPFNSLPYLRMALGLKNDKLKQAAFILETFHYGWKYGHDFNDYNQFKEYITKKCLTAEEYDSLDSDRNLKKELKLEINRAFDKGIFGVPTFEVDDDFYWGNHNIDFLAKNKFLDYNEHEEFINFKKFFEEAK; translated from the coding sequence ATGAAAAAAAATCTGAATTTCTATTTTGACTTCACGTCTCCTTATTCATACCTCAGTATGATGCAGCTAGACGCAGGCCTTCTGGCCGAAAAGTATGAGATTAATTATTGCCCAGTGATGGTGGGGAGGCTTTTTGCCTTAAATGAAATGAGTGCGCCTGCTCAAGTAAAGAATAAGGCCTTGTACTTATTTAAAGAGGCCTTGAGGGCAGCTGAGTACTTGGGGGTAAGACTAACTTCTCCAAAAATGCTACCATTTAACTCTTTACCTTACTTAAGAATGGCCCTAGGTCTTAAGAATGATAAGTTGAAGCAAGCAGCATTTATTCTTGAGACATTTCATTATGGTTGGAAGTATGGCCACGATTTTAATGATTATAATCAGTTTAAAGAGTATATTACGAAAAAATGTTTGACAGCAGAGGAGTACGATTCTTTAGATAGTGATCGAAACTTAAAGAAAGAATTAAAGCTTGAGATTAATCGAGCTTTTGATAAAGGTATCTTTGGTGTTCCAACATTTGAAGTTGACGATGATTTTTATTGGGGTAATCACAATATTGACTTTCTCGCAAAAAATAAATTTTTAGACTATAATGAACACGAAGAATTTATTAACTTTAAAAAATTCTTCGAGGAAGCAAAATGA